A single Anopheles arabiensis isolate DONGOLA chromosome 2, AaraD3, whole genome shotgun sequence DNA region contains:
- the LOC120895876 gene encoding E3 ubiquitin-protein ligase Topors-like has product MEEVPVDDCPPTPEILPLSVTPPRPEVVYSSSSEEAEETADGRRSPPPKCAICLGKCRQPAFANSCKHQFCFRCLLEWSKVKPECPLCKQRFLSIVYYKSIDCFEQHTIPVPTATEARARNRETYHELNLFLSNSPRFAAYSIPSNMTLRLQSNNDRLQELLLHQSSEVDRFISEYGNQPIPSRQDQLRWRQFVYSNRLYACPMPDLNGRFRDTSAAFYRENPAQMHRVLSYMHRDLLVLGVNIAVHAPNMNVLEDLLQTHDIDSREFLLRILRHMPLETGEHFQHECTNFARSPYDMIGYDRCVQYNPRYYQPRRVRSGEVIISSSEEDNDDIVYLPEPSASTSSTNETSNGAAAAGEGAAGNGANGGSSSSGTASTNQRTGRTADVHIEFRSLVDSAGNEELHPVVVSASQPQQQQQQQQQGVNVLPRVPLTSTAASSAVPTENILLSSSDSDDCQFVLAQKPPHLRTPDHVVDLESASDSDVVFVAEEPLADAGPTARGTRQQLVNLMKKETAANQDYNNGASTSSGYCGGGGAGGACGGGGNGGTGGSSGSVASGSAALRTKYYARPRLTRYSGGIGVKSIYEASDSDDSDCDSLFNLPPGRRAISGKGSETDSNDDPDYGQRKRRRPNKKNTQPKAAKRVSRKRRNRSSSSSSSSSSSSSSDSSSSSSSSSSSHDRSRSLSSSSDSSSEEESNGRTSGLGNTGTSSNTSSSSASRSSSSSSSYACGSNCATAYRKNVIVEIECGRQLRRNTNQQQAHAAYITRLKSTQTDSKGRSKKKRSRKATEKESKRAAKEKNVATTTSAKAKPCRSKAKKKSSTALESVGAKGAGTKSKTKSKSSKSRSASARSGGRSKKRTKPASENEQTRSTPLLEEGASTGAHYVIASRPSVSPTIDVTTVDGAECRERKLKSVIIKRCHYTKSSSGGRTNDAMVVDEEPASGSGVSGPGGEEAPTSSRLTVGEETNADVKQEEPLKCEPTEDNDIQLSSSSGSSTDSEPEVPVSSGWNSSRFSSVIAVPAPTCSSSVSFNPTLTSMSVHPQQHWPLQDPGQQYMQAQLQLPTADNDQHHQPPCSLLEVDESNTGASESIFEPTLSWAESDTNHHQHQQQQQQHRALLLPEDRALSSAAASPFSSISFPPSTTSVSPSPSLSSQSLALPASVASPLQLIESMGTMDSDSPLPSSVLGLDAIDGTMDEIMATEEVVSSGGGVIDGVDAAIAQPPIAVEVLEGVGVQDPVSVAPCVLEAPAPPPAAAADGGSAGVQLQL; this is encoded by the exons ATGGAGGAAGTGCCCGTGGATGACTGTCCACCCACACCGGAAATTCTTCCACTCTCCGTCACACCGCCCCGTCCGGAGGTGGTGTACAGCTCGTCGTCGGAGGAGGCCGAAGAAACGGCGGACGGTCGCCGCTCACCGCCGCCCAAGTGTGCGATCTGTCTCGGGAAGTGTCGCCAGCCAGCATTTGCCAACTCGTGCAAGCATCAGTTCTGCTTCCGCTGCCTGCTGGAGTGGAGCAAG GTCAAGCCAGAATGTCCACTGTGCAAGCAGCGATTCCTGTCGATCGTGTACTACAAATCGATCGACTGCTTCGAGCAGCACACCATCCCGGTGCCGACCGCGACCGAGGCCCGGGCACGCAACCGGGAAACGTACCACGAACTGAACCTGTTCCTGTCCAACTCGCCGCGGTTCGCCGCTTACAGCATACCGTCGAACATGACGCTGCGCCTGCAGTCGAACAACGACCGGCTgcaggagctgctgctgcaccagtCGAGCGAGGTGGACCGATTCATAAGCGAGTACGGCAACCAGCCGATCCCGAGCCGGCAGGATCAGCTCCGGTGGCGACAGTTCGTCTACTCGAACCGACTGTACGCGTGTCCGATGCCGGATCTGAACGGACGCTTTCGGGACACGTCGGCCGCATTTTATAG AGAAAATCCGGCACAGATGCATCGCGTTCTTTCCTACATGCACAGGGATCTGCTGGTGCTCGGGGTAAACATAGCGGTGCACGCACCGAACATGAACGTGCTGGAAGATCTGCTACAAACGCACGACATTGATTCCCGCGAGTTCCTGCTGCGCATCCTGCGCCACATGCCGCTGGAAACGGGCGAACATTTCCAGCACGAGTGTACCAACTTTGCCCGCTCGCCGTACGATATGATCGGGTACGATCGGTGCGTCCAGTACAATCCGCGCTACTACCAGCCGCGCCGTGTGCGCAGCGGCGAGGTCATCATCTCATCGTCGGAAGAGGACAACGATGACATCGTGTATCTGCCCGAACCGTCCGCCAGCACATCGTCGACGAACGAGACGTCCAACGGTGCGGCTGCAGCAGGGGAAGGAGCTGCTGGTAACGGTGCgaacggtggcagcagcagttccGGCACCGCGAGCACCAACCAGCGGACAGGACGAACGGCTGATGTGCACATtgagtttcgctcgctggtCGATAGCGCCGGGAATGAGGAGCTTCATCCCGTCGTCGTATCCGCTTCCCagccacaacagcagcagcagcagcagcagcagggagtGAATGTGCTTCCACGTGTGCCCCTAACCTCTACCGCGGCCTCGAGCGCCGTGCCGACGGAAAACATCCTTCTCTCGTCGAGCGATTCGGACGACTGCCAGTTCGTGTTGGCACAGAAGCCGCCCCATCTGCGCACACCCGAccacgtggtcgatctggaaTCGGCCAGCGATAGTGATGTGGTGTTCGTGGCAGAAGAACCGCTGGCCGACGCCGGCCCAACCGCGCGTGGCACGCGCCAGCAGCTGGTAAACCTGATGAAGAAAGAGACGGCCGCCAACCAGGACTACAACAATGGCGCATCGACCAGCTCGGGGTATTGTGGGGGCGGTGGTGCAGGAGGAGcttgcggtggtggtggtaatgggGGAACCGGAGGCAGCAGTGGCAGTGTGGCGAGTGGTAGCGCCGCACTACGCACAAAGTATTACGCGCGGCCACGGTTGACGCGCTACTCGGGCGGCATTGGGGTGAAGAGTATCTACGAGGCGAGCGATTCGGACGATAGCGACTGTGACTCGCTGTTTAATTTGCCGCCGGGCAGGCGTGCGATTTCCGGGAAGGGTAGCGAAACGGACTCGAACGATGATCCGGACTACGGGCAGCGGAAAAGGAGACGACCGaacaaaaagaacacacaGCCCAAGGCGGCGAAGCGTGTGTCGAGGAAGCGGCGTAATaggagtagcagcagcagcagcagcagcagtagcagtagcagcagcgacagtagtagtagcagcagtagtagcagcagtagccacGATCGCAGCAGAAGCCtcagcagcagtagcgacagcagcagcgaggaAGAAAGCAATGGAAGAACGAGCGGTTTGGGCAACACGGGCActagcagcaacaccagcagcagcagtgccagcagaagcagcagctcgtccagTAGCTACGCGTGCGGTAGCAACTGTGCCACTGCGTATCGCAAGAACGTGATCGTCGAGATCGAATGTGGACGGCAGCTGCGGCGAAACACCAACCAGCAGCAGGCACACGCCGCCTACATAACACGGCTAAAGTCGACGCAGACCGATTCGAAGGGCCGTTCGAAGAAGAAGCGCAGCCGAAAAGCGACCGAGAAGGAATCGAAACGCGCCGCCAAGGAAAAGAACGTCGCGACGACGACCTCTGCCAAAGCGAAACCGTGTCGTAGCAAGGCGAAAAAGAAGTCATCGACAGCGTTGGAGAGCGTTGGTGCGAAAGGCGCGGGCACAAAGTCGaaaacgaaatcgaaatcaTCCAAATCGCGCAGCGCATCGGCACGCAGCGGCggcagaagcaaaaaacgtACCAAACCGGCGTCCGAGAACGAGCAGACACGCTCGACGCCGCTGCTGGAGGAAGGCGCATCAACCGGGGCGCACTACGTCATCGCATCCAGGCCGTCGGTATCGCCCACCATCGACGTGACGACGGTCGATGGGGCGGAGTGTAGGGAGCGCAAGCTCAAAAGTGTCATCATAAAACGATGCCACTACACTAAATCATCGTCGGGCGGCCGGACGAACGATGCGATGGTGGTAGACGAGGAGCCAGCGTCCGGTTCGGGTGTCTCAGGACCGGGTGGCGAGGAAGCACCAACCAGCTCGCGGTTGACGGTTGGGGAAGAAACGAACGCGGACGTGAAACAGGAAGAGCCGCTGAAGTGTGAACCAACCGAGGACAACGATATACAGCTGTCCTCTTCCAGCGGCTCGTCGACCGACTCGGAACCGGAGGTCCCGGTATCGAGCGGATGGAACAGTTCCCGATTTTCCTCCGTTATCGCCGTGCCAGCACCAACGTGCTCGTCAAGCGTGTCGTTCAATCCGACGCTCACGTCCATGTCCGTGCATCCGCAGCAGCACTGGCCCCTGCAAGACCCGGGCCAGCAGTACATGCAGGCGCAACTACAACTGCCAACCGCCGACAACGATCAACACCATCAACCCCCGTGCAGCCTGCTCGAGGTGGACGAAAGCAACACCGGCGCATCGGAATCGATCTTCGAGCCGACGTTAAGCTGGGCGGAAAGCGataccaaccaccaccaacaccagcagcagcagcagcagcaccgtgcgCTCCTGCTGCCCGAGGATCGTGCCCTTTCGTCGGCGGCCGCCTCCCCCTTCTCGTCGATATCATTCCCACCGTCCACGACGTCCGTTTCGCCGTCACCATCGCTGTCCTCGCAATCGCTCGCGCTGCCAGCTTCGGTCGCCTCGCCGCTCCAGCTGATCGAAAGCATGGGCACGATGGACAGCGATTCGCCGCTGCCCTCCTCCGTCCTCGGGCTCGATGCGATCGACGGAACGATGGACGAAATCATGGCAACGGAGGAAGTAGTTAGCAGTGGCGGTGGCGTCATCGATGGGGTCGATGCGGCAATCGCGCAACCACCGATCGCTGTCGAAGTATTGGAGGGGGTCGGTGTGCAGGATCCCGTGTCGGTCGCACCGTGCGTGCTCGAAGCGCCGgcgccaccaccagcagcagcagccgatgGAGGAAGTGCCGgtgtgcagctgcagctgtgA